The Fragaria vesca subsp. vesca linkage group LG2, FraVesHawaii_1.0, whole genome shotgun sequence genome includes a window with the following:
- the LOC101296637 gene encoding ethylene-responsive transcription factor SHINE 3-like — MVQSRKFRGVRQRQWGSWVSEIRHPLLKRRVWLGTFETAEAAARAYDQASILMNGQNAKTNFPNNNPPSDDQETKAADHLPHGHQLPWDPKELAELLSSKLKKCCKDPSPSLTCLRLDNDNSHIGVWQKRPAGSRASSNWVMRIELGKKKNQSSAGSNTNEAGIAIEEADEDHGEEDELAMQMIEELLNWNSYPIPSPTSNVQEGN, encoded by the exons ATGGTACAATCAAGGAAGTTCAGAGGAGTCAGGCAGCGCCAGTGGGGCTCCTGGGTGTCAGAGATTCGCCACCCATTACT TAAGAGGAGGGTGTGGCTAGGCACATTTGAGACAGCTGAGGCAGCAGCAAGAGCATATGACCAAGCATCCATATTGATGAATGGTCAGAATGCCAAGACCAATTTTCCCAATAACAACCCCCCATCTGATGATCAAGAAACAAAAGCTGCTGATCATCTTCCTCACGGTCATCAGCTTCCATGGGACCCCAAAGAACTTGCAGAGCTGCTCAGTTCCAAGCTCAAGAAGTGTTGCAAAGACCCATCTCCTTCCCTCACTTGTCTGAGGCTCGACAACGACAATTCTCACATTGGAGTTTGGCAGAAGAGACCCGCAGGATCCCGTGCGAGCTCTAACTGGGTCATGAGAATTGAGCTGGGGAAGAAGAAGAA TCAATCATCAGCTGGATCAAATACTAACGAGGCTGGAATTGCAATTGAAGAAGCTGATGAGGATCATGGTGAAGAGGATGAGCTTGCAATGCAGATGATAGAGGAATTACTCAACTGGAATAGTTATCCAATTCCTTCACCTACAAGTAATGTTCAAGAAGGGAATTAA
- the LOC101311644 gene encoding RNA-dependent RNA polymerase 6-like, protein MELEERENDTVVTQVSFGGFGSHVTAKELVSYLEDEIGLVFRCRLKTSWTPPESVPNFEISDAADIETTDDYRKVEPHAFVHFASPESVTAVMDAVGRCQLFFNNQALKASLGPENLFNMNKRRRTKIPFKLADVRLEIGSLVRLDEFFVAWKGPDHGVDFVVDPFDGTCKFCFRRDTAFSFKGLNKHAVITCDFKAEFQVREIGEFKHYTEPLYHVLLLRLVSSPWVSYRTADDDIDQSVLFDLLDDDDPWIRTTDFTPTGAIGRCNYYRVLIPPRHGAKLKKAMIYLKERRVQELFIKKPPRIQDEPGFGNPMSDALFSIHYQKNISFDILFLVNAVMHKGILNQHQLSESFFDLLRNQPEEINVAALKHLCSYKHPVFDASKRLKLVQEWLLRNPKLIKNPKRLDDIAEVRRLVITPTKAYCLPPEVELSNRVLRKYKEVADRFLRVTFMDEGMQTMNSNVMNSYVAPIVKEITENTFPQKTKVYVRIRAILMNGFHLCGRKYSFLAFSSNQLRDRSAWFFAEDKTISIQGIKNWMGRFTNRNVAKCAARMGQCFSSTYATVEVPSTQVNHELPDIERNGYVFSDGIGRITPDLAMEVAEKLKLDRDPPSAYQIRYGGCKGVVACWPSTGDGFRLSLRRSMNKFASDHTTLEICSWTRLQPGFLNRQIITLLSALNVPDEIFWTMQETMVSKLKQMLVDTDVAFDVLTASCAEQGNSAAIMLSAGFKPQTEPHLRGMLTCIQAAQLWGLREKTRIFVPSGRWLMGCLDELGVLEQGQCFVQVSTPSLENCFAKHGSRFDQTDKNLQVIKGFVVVAKNPCLHPGDIRILEAVDAPGLHHLHDCLVFPQKGHRPHTDEASGSDLDGDLYFVTWDENLIPPRKKSWQPMEYEPAEAKLSGRSVTSQDLIEFFVRNMVNENLGAICNAHVVHSDRSEYGAFDENCLKLAELAAVAVDFPKTGKIVTMPPHLKPKLYPDFMGKQDYQSYKSNKILGRLYRKICDAYDEDVANSSEQNHVPSDVKYDMDLEVPKAADFIADAWERKCSYDSQLRGLMTQYKIMREEEIVTGHVWSMPKYTSRKQGELQERLKHSYSALKKEFRQFFEKMDTGFESLIDDQKNSFYEQKASAWYQVTYHPDWVKKSLDLHGPDGPGDVVMLSFAWIAADYLARIKIKRREVSNIDPKKPINILTKYLADRI, encoded by the exons ATGGAATTGGAAGAAAGGGAGAATGACACCGTGGTAACTCAAGTCAGCTTTGGTGGATTTGGAAGTCATGTTACAGCAAAAGAACTTGTAAGCTACTTGGAAGATGAAATTGGGCTTGTATTTAGGTGTCGTCTGAAAACTTCTTGGACCCCTCCAGAGTCTGTTCCAAATTTTGAGATCAGTGATGCTGCAGATATTGAAACTACAGATGATTATAGAAAGGTTGAGCCACATGCATTTGTGCATTTTGCTTCGCCTGAGTCAGTGACTGCTGTTATGGATGCTGTTGGGCGTTGTCAACTCTTTTTCAACAACCAAGCACTGAAAGCAAGTTTGGGCCCTGAGAATTTATTCAACATGAACAAGAGGAGGAGGACTAAAATTCCATTCAAGTTAGCTGATGTGCGTCTTGAGATTGGAAGTTTAGTTCGCCTAGATGAGTTCTTTGTTGCTTGGAAGGGACCAGATCATGGGGTTGATTTTGTTGTGGATCCTTTTGATGGGACATGCAAGTTTTGTTTCAGAAGAGATACTGCCTTTTCATTTAAAGGGTTGAATAAGCATGCTGTGATAACATGTGATTTTAAGGCGGAGTTCCAGGTAAGAGAAATTGGTGAATTCAAACACTACACAGAGCCTTTATATCATGTGCTTCTGTTGAGGCTGGTTTCATCACCTTGGGTTTCATATCGAACTGCTGATGATGATATTGATCAATCAGTTCTATTTGATTTATTGGATGACGATGATCCTTGGATCAGAACCACAGATTTCACTCCTACTGGGGCAATTGGGCGTTGCAATTATTACAGAGTTTTAATCCCACCACGGCATGGTGCTAAGTTGAAGAAGGCCATGATTTATCTTAAAGAAAGAAGGGTGCAAGAGTTGTTTATCAAAAAGCCACCTAGGATTCAGGATGAACCTGGTTTTGGAAATCCCATGTCAGATGCTCTCTTCTCTATTCATTACCAGAAAAATATTTCCTTTGATATATTGTTCTTGGTCAACGCAGTAATGCACAAGGGCATTCTAAATCAGCACCAGTTGTCAGAGAGCTTTTTTGATTTGCTGAGAAACCAACCAGAGGAGATCAATGTGGCTGCATTGAAGCACTTGTGTTCATACAAACACCCAGTTTTTGATGCCTCTAAAAGGCTGAAACTTGTCCAAGAATGGTTGCTGAGAAACCCCAAGCTGATCAAGAATCCCAAACGCTTGGATGATATTGCTGAAGTTAGGAGGTTGGTGATTACCCCAACTAAAGCCTATTGTCTTCCACCAGAGGTTGAACTGTCCAATAGGGTTCTTAGAAAATATAAAGAAGTTGCTGATAGGTTTTTAAGGGTTACCTTTATGGATGAAGGAATGCAAACAATGAATTCCAATGTTATGAATTCTTATGTTGCTCCTATTGTGAAGGAAATTACAGAAAACACTTTCCCGCAGAAAACAAAAGTGTATGTAAGGATTCGGGCCATTTTGATGAATGGATTTCATTTATGCGGTCGTAAGTACTCATTCTTGGCCTTCTCATCCAATCAACTGAGGGACCGTTCTGCCTGGTTTTTCGCTGAAGACAAGACGATCAGTATACAAGGAATCAAAAATTGGATGGGAAGGTTTACAAACAGAAACGTTGCAAAGTGTGCTGCTAGGATGGGTCAGTGCTTTTCGTCTACATATGCAACAGTCGAAGTTCCATCAACCCAGGTCAATCATGAACTTCCAGATATTGAGAGAAATGGATACGTCTTTTCTGATGGTATTGGTAGGATCACCCCAGACCTTGCAATGGAAGTTGCAGAGAAACTGAAATTGGACAGAGATCCACCTTCTGCATATCAAATTAGATACGGAGGCTGTAAAGGGGTTGTTGCTTGTTGGCCATCGACAGGTGATGGCTTCCGGCTTTCTTTGAGGCGTAGTATGAACAAATTTGCATCAGACCATACTACATTGGAAATATGTTCATGGACTAGGTTGCAGCCAGGTTTCCTAAACAGGCAGATTATAACATTGCTTTCAGCACTTAATGTTCCAGATGAAATATTCTGGACAATGCAGGAGACAATGGTTTCCAAATTAAAGCAGATGCTGGTGGACACGGATGTGGCATTTGACGTTCTCACTGCGTCCTGTGCTGAGCAAGGAAATTCTGCAGCTATTATGTTGAGTGCAGGTTTCAAGCCCCAGACAGAACCACATCTGAGAGGCATGTTAACCTGTATACAAGCCGCGCAGCTTTGGGGACTTAGGGAAAAGACCAGGATTTTTGTTCCTTCTGGGAGATGGCTTATGGGCTGTTTAGATGAGTTAGGGGTACTTGAGCAAGGCCAGTGCTTTGTCCAAGTGTCTACGCCATCGCTGGAAAACTGTTTTGCAAAGCATGGCTCTAGGTTTGATCAGACAGATAAAAATCTTCAAGTAATAAAAGGATTCGTAGTGGTCGCAAAGAATCCTTGCCTTCACCCAGGAGATATCAGAATTCTTGAAGCAGTTGATGCACCTGGTTTACACCACTTGCATGATTGCCTTGTTTTCCCTCAGAAAGGTCATAGGCCGCACACAGATGAAGCTTCTGGAAGTGACCTAGATGGGGACCTGTACTTTGTCACATGGGATGAAAATCTTATTCCCCCACGTAAGAAGAGCTGGCAACCTATGGAGTATGAACCTGCAGAAGCGAAACTTTCAGGGCGTAGTGTCACTAGCCAA GATTTGATTGAGTTTTTTGTCAGAAACATGGTGAATGAGAACCTGGGAGCGATATGCAATGCCCATGTGGTTCATTCTGACCGCAGTGAATATGGAGCTTTCGATGAGAATTGCCTCAAACTAGCAGAGTTAGCAGCTGTAGCAGTTGATTTTCCTAAAACTGGGAAGATTGTTACAATGCCACCACACCTAAAGCCAAAGCTGTACCCAGATTTCATGGGAAAACAGGACTACCAGTCGTACAAGTCCAACAAAATTCTAGGGAGACTCTATCGCAAGATTTGCGATGCCTATGATGAAGATGTGGCAAACTCTTCGGAGCAAAATCATGTTCCCAGTGACGTCAAATATGACATGGATCTGGAGGTTCCAAAAGCCGCAGATTTCATAGCTGATGCTTGGGAGAGAAAATGCTCCTATGATAGTCAGCTACGGGGTCTAATGACACAGTATAAAATTATGAGGGAAGAAGAGATTGTCACAGGGCATGTTTGGTCAATGCCCAAGTATACCAGCAGGAAGCAAGGAGAGCTGCAGGAGCGGTTGAAGCATTCTTACAGTGCTCTGAAGAAAGAGTTCAGGCAGTTTTTTGAGAAGATGGACACGGGTTTTGAGTCGCTGATTGATGATCAGAAAAATAGTTTTTATGAGCAGAAGGCATCAGCTTGGTACCAGGTGACTTACCACCCTGATTGGGTGAAAAAATCACTCGATTTGCATGGGCCGGATGGTCCAGGAGATGTGGTGATGTTGAGCTTTGCCTGGATTGCAGCTGACTACCTTGCTCGGATCAAGATCAAGCGCCGTGAAGTGAGTAATATCGACCCTAAGAAGCCGATCAACATTTTGACGAAGTACCTTGCTGATAGGATATGA
- the LOC101296068 gene encoding phospholipase D alpha 1-like, which produces MPRLLHGTLYATIYEIDKINSGCGIGLLWTISGSKIYATVDLDKARVARTRMVNNPRNPIWKEDFHIYSAHNISHIIFTVKANDPIGATLIGRAYVPVEDIIKGYVVDRWVEILDEEHNPIHGNSRIHVKLQFSSVIEDAHWSQGLRSPNYEGVPWTFFNQRQGCKVTLYQDSHVEDDFHPGILMANGKIHEPQRCWEDIFDAITNAKHLIYITGWSVYTEINLVRDPQRRKPGDELTLGQLLKKKADEGVLVLLLVWDDRTSIPEYKKDGLMTTHDQETEEYFRNTKVRCFLCPRNPDIGRSFIQGFETSTMFTHHQKTVVVDSEMVGGDPSQKRRILSFVGGIDLCDGRYDIQKHPLFSTLGTTHQKDFHQPNFPGASIRKGGPREPWHDIHCKLEGPVAWDVLYNFEQRWKKQVGDKFLISLSKLEQITVHPLQNMYSNDSEAWNVQLFRSIDNGAALGFPEKPLEATQRGLVSGKNNIIDRSIQDAYIHAIRRAKNFIYIENQYFLGSSFGWRSKDINDADINALHLIPKELSLKIVSKIEAGERFAVYIVLPMWPEGIPESGSVQAILDWQKRTLEMMYTDISEAIQRKGLNANPRDYLTFFCLGNMESLNDGEYVPPESPEPDTDYIRAQNARRFMIYVHSKMMIVDDEYIIIGSANINQRSMDGSRDSEIAMGAFQTNHLANSTDSARGEIYAFRVSLWYEHFKELHDSFLHPESTECIRIVNELAQRNWDLFSSDTLHGDLPGHLLRYPFEVSKTGVLTTLPGFEHFPDTKAKVLGTKSEYLLPILTT; this is translated from the exons ATGCCACGTTTGCTTCATGGGACACTTTATGCAACAATTTATGAAATTGATAAGATAAACAGTGGATGTGGAATCGGCTTACTGTGGACG ATTTCTGGATCCAAAATCTATGCAACAGTTGATCTAGACAAGGCTCGGGTGGCGCGAACTCGAATGGTTAACAATCCCCGCAATCCAATATGGAAGGAAGATTTTCATATCTACAGTGCTCATAACATCTCACATATTATCTTCACTGTCAAAGCTAATGATCCTATTGGTGCAACCCTCATAGGAAGAGCTTATGTACCTGTTGAAGATATCATTAAGGGCTATGTGGTGGACAGATGGGTTGAGATACTAGACGAAGAACACAATCCCATCCATGGAAACTCTAGAATTCATGTCAAGTTGCAATTCTCAAGTGTTATAGAAGATGCTCATTGGTCTCAGGGCCTCAGAAGTCCCAACTATGAGGGTGTTCCTTGGACCTTTTTCAATCAAAGACAGGGTTGCAAGGTTACTCTCTACCAAGATTCACATGTGGAGGATGATTTTCATCCTGGGATTCTTATGGCCAATGGCAAAATCCACGAGCCACAAAGATGTTGGGAGGACATATTTGATGCAATCACTAATGCAAAGCACTTGATCTACATAACTGGCTGGTCTGTCTACACTGAAATAAACTTGGTGAGGGATCCACAAAGGCGAAAACCAGGAGATGAGCTCACACTAGGACAGCTTCTCAAGAAAAAGGCTGATGAGGGTGTTCTAGTTCTCTTGCTTGTTTGGGATGACAGAACTTCTATTCCTGAATATAAGAAGGATGGTCTGATGACAACACATGATCAAGAAACTGAGGAGTACTTTCGAAACACAAAAGTTCGTTGCTTCCTTTGCCCTCGGAACCCTGATATTGGAAGAAGCTTTATTCAAGGTTTTGAGACTTCTACAATGTTCACTCACCATCAAAAAACAGTTGTGGTTGACAGTGAGATGGTTGGTGGAGATCCCTCGCAAAAAAGGAGGATTCTGAGCTTCGTAGGAGGCATTGATCTTTGTGATGGAAGATATGACATTCAGAAACACCCCCTATTTTCAACTCTAGGCACAACTCACCAGAAGGACTTCCATCAGCCCAACTTTCCAGGCGCTTCAATCCGAAAAGGCGGTCCAAGAGAGCCATGGCATGACATCCATTGCAAACTTGAAGGACCTGTTGCTTGGGATGTCTTGTACAACTTTGAGCAGAGGTGGAAAAAGCAAGTTGGTGACAAGTTCTTAATTTCTCTAAGCAAGCTTGAGCAAATCACAGTCCACCCTTTACAAAACATGTATTCAAATGACAGCGAAGCATGGAATGTTCAGCTGTTTCGTTCCATCGACAATGGAGCTGCTTTAGGATTTCCTGAAAAACCACTTGAAGCAACACAAAGGGGACTTGTCAGTGGGAAGAATAACATCATAGATAGAAGCATCCAGGATGCATATATCCACGCCATTCGCAGAGCGAAGAATTTCATTTACATAGAGAATCAGTACTTCCTTGGAAGCTCATTTGGGTGGAGATCGAAAGACATCAACGATGCGGATATCAATGCTTTGCATCTTATCCCAAAAGAGCTGTCACTGAAGATTGTTAGTAAAATTGAAGCAGGGGAGAGGTTTGCTGTCTACATTGTTCTCCCAATGTGGCCAGAAGGTATACCTGAGAGTGGTTCGGTTCAGGCTATCTTAGATTGGCAAAAAAGGACATTGGAGATGATGTACACTGATATCTCTGAGGCCATTCAGAGAAAGGGTTTGAATGCAAACCCTAGAGACTATCTTACATTCTTCTGCCTTGGGAACATGGAGAGCTTGAACGATGGAGAATATGTACCTCCAGAGTCTCCAGAGCCAGACACTGATTACATCAGAGCTCAGAACGCCCGGCGCTTCATGATTTATGTGCACTCAAAAATGATGATAG TTGATGATGAATACATTATCATTGGATCTGCCAACATAAACCAAAGGTCAATGGATGGATCAAGGGACTCCGAAATTGCTATGGGAGCATTTCAGACTAATCATCTGGCTAATTCCACAGATTCAGCAAGGGGAGAGATATATGCTTTCAGGGTGTCACTATGGTATGAACACTTTAAAGAGCTACACGATTCATTCTTGCATCCAGAATCAACGGAATGCATTCGGATAGTGAATGAACTTGCTCAAAGAAACTGGGATCTTTTCTCAAGTGACACTCTTCATGGTGATCTTCCAGGTCACCTTCTTCGATATCCTTTTGAGGTAAGCAAGACTGGAGTTCTAACAACACTGCCAGGGTTTGAACATTTCCCAGACACCAAGGCTAAAGTACTTGGCACCAAATCTGAGTACCTTCTTCCAATCCTCACCACCTAG
- the LOC101296932 gene encoding RNA-dependent RNA polymerase 6-like, which produces MEDPYYSLGLCETETLFRLYDVRVEIGSLVRQYKDEFLVAWEGPPKGVAFTVDPSSRTCRFCLTQSTALSYSGRRNKRVRTYCDYKVEFLIRDICEYICFENKEMDFVILLRLSSSPCVWCRSPHESWSRTTDFTASGAIGRSNVYKFVIPRRYVAEWNKATDYLRQLRVMKFDVRWPLVIEKEPYFGMPSSSFFYSIGNKFGICFEIIFLVNAVMHKGILNQHQLSDSDGFFDLLRSQSKDVNVAALNYLYSCSRHPVFDACQRLRDLQDWFVANPELFNRPKRLDHLAHVRRLVITPTRAYCIPPEAQLSNRVLRKYKVIGDRFLRVTFMDEGMQTIYSNSMNSYVYNSCPQRTKVSRRVEAILKNGFDFCGRKYSFLAFSSNQLRERSAWFFSECKSTTIRDIQTWMGKFKNRNVAKCSARMGLCFSSTYATVEVPSSKVNPRLQDIERNGYNFSDGIGKITPDLAMKVAKKLNLDGDPPCAYQIRYAGFKGVIACWPSEGDRFQLSLRRSMNKFNSQHTTLEICSWARLQPGFLNRQIITLLSTLDVPDMVFRRMQQQMLSNLKLMLIDMDAAYDVVTASCGEQGNAAAIMLSAGFTPHSEPHLHGMLTCIRAAQLSGLREKGRIFVPSGRWLMGCLDELGVLEQGQCFIQVSNPSLENCFAKHGSRFSHVEKNLQVIKGLVVVAKNPCLHPGDIRILEAVDAPGLHHLHDCLVFPQKGCRPHSNEASGSDLDGDLYFVTWDENLIPPSMKSEEAMDFDAAEAKNLDRPVTNQDIIEFFVRNMANENLGAICNAHVVHADRSEDGAKDANCIKLAKLAAIAVDMPKTGKIVTMPPHLRPESYPDFMGKEGFNSYMSTKILGELYRQITDAYDEDMATSVKLGCTYDSHLVVPGAHSIIPEALERKRSYDFQLKALMGQYNVLREEEIVTGYIWSMPKSRKRGELQDQLKQAYSALKKEFRECFERIDGYFMSMSDDQKNIMYEQKASAWYMVTYHPKLVEKSLYLQGPDGPGDVPMLSFAWIATDYLARIKIRRSGVEKINSRKPINTLRRYLADRIGTGI; this is translated from the coding sequence ATGGAGGATCCTTATTATTCTCTAGGGCTTTGTGAAACTGAAACCCTATTCAGGCTTTACGATGTGCGTGTCGAGATCGGAAGCCTTGTTCGGCAATACAAAGATGAGTTCTTGGTTGCCTGGGAAGGACCCCCTAAAGGAGTTGCCTTTACTGTGGACCCTTCTAGTAGGACTTGCAGGTTTTGCTTGACACAAAGCACCGCCCTATCCTATAGCGGTAGGAGAAACAAGCGTGTGAGGACCTACTGTGATTACAAAGTGGAGTTTTTGATTAGGGATATATGTGAGTACATTTGTTTTGAAAACAAGGAGATGGATTTTGTGATTCTGTTGAGGCTGTCTTCGTCGCCGTGTGTTTGGTGCAGGTCTCCTCATGAGAGTTGGAGTAGGACTACTGATTTCACTGCGAGTGGCGCCATTGGGAGGAGTAATGTCTACAAGTTTGTGATCCCTCGGCGCTATGTCGCTGAGTGGAACAAGGCCACTGATTATCTTAGACAACTGAGGGTGATGAAGTTTGATGTCAGATGGCCACTTGTGATTGAGAAGGAGCCGTATTTCGGGATGCCTAGTTCTAGTTTTTTCTACTCTATTGGTAACAAATTTGGAATTTGCTTCGAGATTATCTTCTTGGTTAATGCTGTAATGCACAAGGGAATTCTTAATCAGCATCAGTTGTCAGACTCAGACGGCTTCTTCGATTTACTGAGAAGCCAATCAAAGGATGTCAATGTGGCTGCATTGAACTACTTATACTCTTGTAGCCGTCATCCGGTGTTTGATGCCTGCCAGAGGCTGAGAGATCTGCAAGACTGGTTTGTGGCAAATCCTGAGCTTTTCAACCGTCCTAAAAGGTTGGATCATCTTGCTCATGTTAGGAGGTTGGTCATTACCCCAACCAGAGCCTATTGTATTCCACCAGAGGCTCAACTGTCCAATAGGGTTCTTAGAAAATACAAAGTCATAGGTGATCGGTTTTTAAGGGTTACTTTTATGGATGAAGGAATGCAGACTATTTACTCCAATTCTATGAATTCTTATGTGTATAATTCCTGCCCTCAGAGAACCAAAGTATCCAGAAGGGTTGAAGCCATTCTGAAAAATGGATTTGACTTTTGCGGCCGAAAGTACTCTTTCTTGGCCTTCTCATCCAATCAATTGAGGGAGCGTTCGGCCTGGTTTTTTTCTGAATGCAAGAGCACTACAATCCGCGACATCCAAACATGGATGGGGAAGTTCAAGAACAGAAATGTTGCAAAGTGTTCTGCTAGAATGGGTCTGTGCTTTTCATCTACATATGCAACGGTAGAAGTTCCATCAAGCAAGGTTAATCCAAGGCTCCAAGATATTGAGAGGAATGGATACAACTTTTCAGATGGGATTGGTAAGATTACCCCTGATCTTGCAATGAAAGTTGCAAAGAAACTGAACTTGGACGGTGATCCTCCATGTGCATACCAAATTAGATATGCTGGCTTTAAAGGGGTTATTGCTTGTTGGCCAAGCGAAGGGGATAGATTCCAGCTCTCTTTAAGGCGTAGCATGAACAAGTTCAATTCGCAACATACTACGCTGGAAATTTGTTCTTGGGCTAGGTTGCAGCCAGGTTTTTTAAACAGGCAGATTATAACATTGCTTTCGACACTGGATGTTCCAGATATGGTATTCCGGAGAATGCAGCAGCAAATGCTTTCCAACTTAAAACTGATGCTCATAGACATGGATGCTGCATATGATGTTGTCACTGCTTCATGTGGTGAACAAGGAAATGCAGCAGCCATAATGCTGAGTGCAGGTTTTACCCCGCACTCAGAACCTCATCTGCACGGTATGTTAACATGTATACGAGCCGCGCAGCTTTCTGGCCTCCGAGAAAAAGGCAGGATTTTTGTACCCTCGGGGAGATGGCTTATGGGCTGTCTAGATGAGCTAGGGGTACTTGAGCAAGGTCAGTGCTTTATCCAAGTGTCTAACCCGTCACTTGAAAACTGTTTTGCTAAGCATGGCTCTAGGTTTTCTCATGTAGAGAAAAACCTTCAAGTAATTAAAGGATTAGTTGTGGTAGCAAAGAATCCATGTCTTCATCCAGGCGATATAAGGATTCTCGAAGCAGTTGATGCCCCAGGTTTACACCATTTACATGATTGCCTTGTTTTTCCTCAGAAGGGTTGTAGGCCACACTCGAACGAAGCTTCTGGAAGTGATCTGGATGGGGACCTGTATTTTGTCACATGGGATGAAAATCTTATTCCCCCAAGTATGAAGAGCGAGGAAGCTATGGACTTTGATGCAGCAGAAGCCAAAAATTTGGACCGTCCTGTCACTAACCAGGACATTATAGAGTTTTTCGTGAGAAACATGGCGAATGAGAACCTGGGAGCAATATGCAATGCACATGTAGTTCATGCTGACAGGAGTGAAGATGGGGCTAAGGATGCCAACTGCATTAAACTAGCAAAGCTAGCGGCAATAGCAGTTGATATGCCTAAAACCGGGAAGATTGTTACAATGCCACCACACCTTAGACCAGAGTCGTACCCAGATTTCATGGGGAAAGAGGGCTTCAACTCTTACATGTCAACTAAAATCTTGGGAGAACTCTATCGCCAGATCACAGATGCCTATGATGAAGATATGGCAACCTCTGTCAAACTAGGTTGTACATATGATAGCCATTTGGTGGTTCCAGGAGCGCACAGTATCATCCCAGAAGCATTGGAGAGAAAGCGCTCTTACGATTTTCAGCTGAAGGCTCTAATGGGACAGTATAATGTCTTGAGGGAAGAAGAGATTGTTACTGGGTATATCTGGTCAATGCCGAAGAGCAGAAAGCGAGGGGAGCTCCAGGACCAGCTGAAGCAGGCTTACAGTGCTCTTAAGAAAGAGTTCAGGGAATGTTTTGAGAGGATTGATGGATATTTCATGTCAATGAGTGATGATCAGAAGAATATTATGTATGAGCAGAAGGCATCAGCTTGGTACATGGTAACTTATCACCCTAAGTTGGTGGAAAAATCACTCTATTTGCAAGGGCCAGATGGTCCTGGAGATGTGCCGATGTTAAGCTTTGCCTGGATTGCAACTGACTACCTTGCTCGGATCAAGATCAGGCGTAGTGGAGTGGAAAAGATCAACTCTAGAAAGCCAATCAACACTTTGAGAAGGTACCTCGCTGATAGGATAGGGACAGGAATCTGA
- the LOC101296353 gene encoding putative F-box protein At1g47790-like yields the protein MGIRVSKVVNVISCFTNKEVIVPSFVAENEDLVREILSRSNKEVIVPYSVAENQDLVREILSRLPVKSLVRFKCVSKEWFALLNQEIILRSNLSILYLHSREGRHHHHKFSLLDRKVDKLSRVESPAFVLDQSFENIYIAGSDSGLVCLHLLGDAGLTEQIVVWNPVTKQYKKLPKPHLSLEGDKMFKMFKMFKAAPLVGFGFIQDHGMDIDYKVVRISKCNDGRLATQVFTRSAKSWRVLQTMI from the coding sequence ATGGGAATAAGAGTAAGCAAAGTGGTCAATGTCATCTCTTGTTTTACCAACAAAGAAGTGATAGTACCATCTTTTGTGGCTGAGAATGAAGATCTCGTAAGAGAAATCCTCTCAAGATCCAACAAAGAAGTGATAGTACCATATTCTGTGGCTGAGAATCAAGATCTTGTAAGAGAAATCCTCTCAAGACTACCCGTCAAGTCTTTAGTTAGGTTTAAGTGCGTATCAAAAGAGTGGTTTGCTCTCCTAAATCAAGAGATTATTCTGAGGAGCAATCTTAGTATACTCTACCTTCACAGTCGTGAAGGTAGACATCATCATCACAAGTTCTCGTTGCTTGACAGAAAAGTCGACAAACTTTCGAGAGTAGAGTCACCTGCATTTGTCCTGGATCAATCGTTTGAGAACATATATATTGCCGGATCTGATAGTGGTTTGGTCTGCCTTCATCTTCTTGGAGATGCTGGATTAACGGAGCAAATCGTCGTATGGAACCCAGTAACAAAACAATATAAGAAACTACCTAAGCCTCACTTGTCTTTGGAGGGGGATAAGATGTTCAAGATGTTCAAGATGTTCAAGGCCGCACCACTTGTAGGTTTTGGATTCATTCAAGACCATGGCATGGATATCGATTACAAAGTGGTGAGGATTTCAAAATGCAATGATGGAAGACTTGCAACCCAAGTCTTCACTCGAAGTGCAAAATCATGGAGAGTACTACAGACTATGATCTAA